A section of the Triticum dicoccoides isolate Atlit2015 ecotype Zavitan chromosome 7A, WEW_v2.0, whole genome shotgun sequence genome encodes:
- the LOC119327717 gene encoding protein trichome birefringence-like 21, with product MQKLQLASPTAVSVPALFLFVLFLLAARQQRSLLDTYRSGFASVSSSGSPRLEPGRPAVARVPKGCDIFRGEWVPDDGGEPYYTNRTCPLIQEHQNCMKYGRPDLGFLRWRWRPAQCELPRFDAAAFFDAVRGRSMAFVGDSLARNHMQSLMCLLSKLEYPKDISTTKNQEFRTLYYESYNFTISTFWSPFLVKANQSDADYGSGRLWNIYLDEPDDAWLPGVAGADYLVLSGANWFTRPSLFYESGRLVACHYCLVPGVPDLTLRHSQRVAFRTVLRAVTSHPGFNGTAIVRTVSPTHFEGGEWNKGGDCRRTRPYAANETRMAGLSLDFHTAQVEEFAQAEEAARRRGGGGARLVLMDTTAAMLLRPDGHPSRYGHWAHENVTLYKDCVHWCLPGPIDAWNEMLLQMVLP from the exons ATGCAGAAGCTCCAGCTCGCCAGCCCGACCGCGGTGTCCGTCCCGGcgctcttcctcttcgtcctcttcctgCTCGCCGCGCGCCAGCAACGCTCGCTCCTCGACACCTACAGGTCCGGGTTCGCCTCCGTTTCCTCGTCGGGGTCGCCGCGGCTCGAGCCCGGGCGTCCTGCCGTCGCCCGGGTGCCCAAGGGATGCGACATTTTCCGGGGCGAGTGGGTGCCGGATGACGGCGGCGAGCCGTACTACACGAACCGGACCTGCCCGCTGATCCAGGAGCACCAGAACTGCATGAAGTACGGCCGCCCCGACCTCGGCTTCCTTAGGTGGCGCTGGCGGCCGGCGCAGTGCGAGCTCCCCCGGTTCGACGCGGCGGCCTTCTTCGACGCCGTCAGGGGCCGCTCCATGGCCTTCGTCGGGGACTCGCTCGCCAGGAACCACATGCAGTCCCTCATGTGCCTCTTGTCCAAG CTGGAGTACCCCAAAGACATTTCCACGACGAAAAACCAAGAATTCAGGACATTGTACTACGAGTCTTACAACTTCACCatctccaccttctggtcgccgttcCTCGTCAAGGCGAACCAGTCCGACGCCGACTACGGCAGCGGTCGGCTGTGGAATATCTACCTCGACGAGCCGGACGACGCCTGGCTGCCCGGCGTGGCGGGCGCCGACTACCTCGTCCTCTCGGGCGCGAACTGGTTCACGCGGCCGTCCCTGTTCTACGAGTCCGGCCGCCTCGTCGCCTGCCACTACTGCCTCGTCCCGGGCGTGCCGGACCTCACGCTGCGGCACTCGCAGCGGGTGGCGTTCCGCACGGTGCTGCGGGCGGTCACGAGCCACCCGGGCTTCAACGGGACGGCGATCGTGCGGACGGTGTCGCCGACGCACTTCGAGGGCGGGGAGTGGAACAAGGGCGGCGACTGCCGGCGGACGCGGCCGTACGCGGCGAACGAGACGCGCATGGCCGGGCTGAGCCTCGACTTCCACACGGCGCAGGTGGAGGAGTTCGCGCAGGCGGAGGAGGCGgccaggaggagaggagggggaggcgcgAGGCTGGTGCTCATGGACACCACGGCGGCGATGCTGCTCCGGCCGGACGGCCACCCGAGCCGGTACGGGCACTGGGCGCACGAGAACGTGACCCTGTATAAGGACTGCGTGCACTGGTGCCTGCCGGGCCCGATCGACGCGTGGAACGAGATGCTGCTCCAGATGGTACTGCCCTGA